The following are encoded together in the Panicum virgatum strain AP13 chromosome 6K, P.virgatum_v5, whole genome shotgun sequence genome:
- the LOC120713762 gene encoding uncharacterized protein LOC120713762 yields MLKFLSKVVVEYCPLDPRKAAAVELLAQCNGRKAKDSNPACSVELRRLPAPPASADPKPQPPRVLVTYLNGAEEAVVAAEGATAQGIRDQILARGRLIDTEQMFRDGGETWPVVIPEEELGMSFPGIKPRKAEDKPQA; encoded by the coding sequence ATGCTCAAGTTCCTTTCCAAGGTGGTGGTGGAATACTGCCCGCTGGACCCGCGGAaggccgcggcggtggagctcCTGGCGCAGTGCAACGGCCGCaaggccaaggactccaacccggcctgctccgtcgagctccgccgcctcccggccCCGCCTGCGTCGGCGGACCccaagccgcagccgccgcgggtCCTCGTAACCTATCTCAACGGCGCCGAGGAGGCCGTCGTCGCCGCGGAGGGCGCCACCGCGCAGGGCATCCGGGACCAGATCCTGGCCCGGGGCCGGCTCATCGACACCGAGCAGATGTTCCGCGACGGCGGGGAGACGTGGCCCGTCGTCATCCCCGAGGAGGAGCTCGGGATGTCGTTCCCTGGCATCAAG
- the LOC120713586 gene encoding flavonoid 3'-monooxygenase CYP75B137-like → MDSTAALALLYLAALRRRGNNSNTLPPGPRGLPLVGSLPSLDPQLHAYFARLAARYGPIFSIRLGSKLGVVVTSPALAREVLRDQDLLFSGRDVPDAARSISYGGGQNIVWNPVGPTWRLLRRVCVREMLSPAGLDAVRALRDREFRATLRHLHAQAAAAAPVDVGAQMFLATMNVITATLWGGTIGSDAERAKVGKEFRHLVAEITDMLGAPNVSDFFPALARFDLQGIRRKSDVLKERFNQMFARIIDQRVRADQADGEPPAAPDFLEYMLKLEKEGGDGKAAFTMTNVKALLMDMVVGGTETTSNTVEWAMAELMRAPRLLAKVREELDGVVGRDAVVEEAHLPQLPYLHAVLKETLRLHPALPLMVPHCPDADATVADYRVPAGSRVFVNVWAIMRDPAVWEDPAEFVPERICAGIAMADRMTAYSLAMLLQAFDWELPAGARLDMEERFAIVMKKATPLVAVPTPRLSRPELYSA, encoded by the exons ATGGACTCCACTGCCGCGCTCGCGCTCCTCTAcctcgccgccctgcgccgccgcggcaacaacagcaacacccTTCCGCCGGGGCCGAGGGGCCTGCCGCTCGTGGGCAGCCTGCCGTCGCTGGACCCGCAGCTGCACGCCTACTTcgcgcgcctcgccgcccggtacggccccatcttctccatccgcCTCGGCTCCAAGCTCGGCGTCGTCGTCACCTCCCCCGCCCTCGCCCGGGAGGTGCTCCGCGACCAGGACCTGCTCTTCTCCGGCCGCGACGTCCCCGACGCCGCGCGCTCCATCTCCTACGGCGGCGGCCAGAACATCGTCTGGAACCCCGTCGGCCCCACCtggcgcctcctccgccgggtcTGCGTCCGGGAGATGCTCAGCCCCGCGGGGCTCGACGCCGTGCGCGCGCTCCGGGACCGCGAGTTCCGGGCCACGCTCCGCCACCTCcacgcgcaggccgccgccgccgcccccgtcgaCGTCGGCGCGCAGATGTTCCTCGCCACCATGAACGTCATCACCGCCACGCTCTGGGGGGGCACCATCGGCAGCGACGCCGAGCGCGCCAAGGTCGGCAAGGAGTTCCGCCACCTCGTCGCCGAGATCACCGACATGCTCGGCGCGCCCAACGTCTCCGACTTCTTCCCGGCGCTCGCGCGCTTCGACCTGCAGGGCATCCGCAGAAAGTCCGACGTACTCAAGGAGCGCTTCAACCAGATGTTCGCCAGGATCATCGACCAGAGGGTCAGGGCCGACCAGGCCGACGGCGAgcccccggcggcgccggacTTCCTGGAGTACATGCTCAAGCTCGAGAAGGAAGGCGGCGACGGCAAGGCCGCCTTCACCATGACCAACGTCAAGGCCCTGCTCATGGACATGGTGGTCGGCGGCACGGAGACCACGTCCAACACCGTGGAgtgggccatggcggagctcatGCGGGCGCCGCGGCTGCTGGCCAAGGTGCGGGAGGAGCTGGACGGGGTGGTGGGCCGGGATGCCGTCGTGGAGGAGGCGCACCTCCCGCAGCTGCCCTACCTGCACGCCGTGCTCAAGGAGACGCTGCGGCTGCACCCGGCGCTGCCGCTCATGGTGCCGCACTgccccgacgccgacgccaccgtCGCCGACTACCGCGTCCCGGCGGGCAGCCGCGTGTTCGTCAACGTGTGGGCCATCATGAGGGACCCCGCGGTGTGGGAGGACCCGGCGGAGTTCGTCCCGGAGCG GATCTGCGCGGGGATCGCCATGGCCGACCGCATGACGGCCTACTCGCTGGCCATGCTGCTGCAGGCGTTCGACTGGGAGCTGCCGGCGGGAGCGCGGCTGGACATGGAGGAAAGGTTCGCGATCGTGATGAAGAAGGCCACGCCGCTGGTGGCCGTGCCGACCCCGAGGCTGTCCAGGCCGGAGCTCTACTCCGCCTAG